Genomic window (Cucumis sativus cultivar 9930 chromosome 2, Cucumber_9930_V3, whole genome shotgun sequence):
GGTTGacggaatttttttttaaaaaaaaaacgatctTTTGCCTACGACGAAATTACAGGAAtaagagaaatgaaattacaaaattattacgAAATTGTaccctaaaatttaaatgatacaAAGTTTGAGAATTTAATAACATTCTAATCTCAACCTCTCTAAATagggtttatttatttaaaattaaaagatttaatagtaaagaaaaaaagagttaggTTAACCCTATGTGAACTTAGTGTTAGgttttaattataaacttacgtttgaaaatatcaaatttacccttcaactttaattttgtctcaagtatatatattttcctaCCATACTATAAATAGAAAACGAGCCTCATAATCGAGCGGTTAAAAACGATGAAAGGTATTTCTAATGGCATTtgtaaatttctaaaataacaatactattgttattattattccttCACATTAACCATCAacatcaatttcttcattatttcaacatataaagaaaaactacatTATGACAAAagtgttaaaaataattacaaattatattggatgaattttataattttataatacttttttagttaatttgatCTATTTGGCTATATtccaaaacatgaaaataaaattggagaaaaataattaaaatctagAGCAGCTATAAATGAAACTTAAGTTTGAGAGGGGACGGATATTGTGtctaattttaacaaaaatgatataataaaaagaaagggcatatttgtaaaataccATCTAATGCACGAATGACGGAGCGTTGATCTGGAGTTGCAGCATGTCCGGAGCCAAATAAAACGCACCGTTCCGAGTGAGTAGATGTCCAAATTGCCCTTCCTTTTGTGGGATATTCTACCCTATTGTGCAATCCCCATTTCTTCCTCGTAGCTTTTACTCAGCCTTCCTCGTTTCCACCATTTTTGAAGCAGatacaagaagaagaagcccAAAAGCTTCCAGTGATCTTGGTAGCCTCTGAATAGCGCGAGATCAGAGAgcaaaaggaagaagaagacgatggGAACTCTGGGCAAAGCTATTTACACCGTTGGATTTTGGATCCGTGAGACTGGTCAGGCAATCGATCGCCTTGGCTGCCGCCTCCAAGGAAGATATTTCTTCCAAGAACAGCGTAAGCATTggtttattcttcttttttcttttctgggtATACCGCGTTTTCTCTAGTATTGGATCTTTCCACCCTTAATTTTGACTGGATCAGCTTGTGGTAATGCTAATTCATGCTGTCTGAATTTGATTGATAAAATACAGCTTATGAGTCGTTCAGGGTGCgtgtgtttttaattttaactgaATTGAATAGATATTCGGTACGTCAAGGAGAATATTGATTCTCAGTTTGTGAAATGGCTGAGGTTTCGAGTGTTAGGTTTAGGGATACGTTCATGAATTCTTTTGGGATTTGTATTAGAATTGTTGATTTTTGGTATTTGAAGCAACGTAGGATGAATGCTTCTATGCTTTTCGATGGGGGGTGTCTAATGCGGTCAAACGGTACTTACTGGGTTATTGtggaatttttaattaaaaatgctGATGTACTTTGAGAGTGAAGGTTGTAGTGAAATTACTCACTTGGGGATTTCAAAGTGTGATTGTTGATGGCATCGTCAGTGTAACACATTTCTTGTTATACATATTTTGCTTAATTTTCTGTTGTGTCTGGGTTGTTGTTGTGATATATCGATTTGGCTATGACTTATGACTTCCCCTTTCTTGTTCCATCGTCTTGATACCTGATGGTTTAATATGTCCGAGGTTTCTTGCAGTGTCTAGGCATCGCACTCTGATGAATGTATTTGATAAGGCTCCTGTTGTTGACAAGGATGCATTTGTAGCTCCAAGTGCATCCATTATTGGGGACGTTCAAGTTGGACGAGGATCTTCCATTTGGTATGGGTGCGTTTTGAGAGGTAAAATCTACGTGAAGAATCTTGCATTTCTACAgtaatttctatttctttcgtCAGCACATTTAACCAGTTTGATACGTGCTATGAAAGTTTTGGACTCTAAAATGTTTGTCCATCTTAAACCTCTTCACACTATTTCTTTAACGGgaaggtttttaaaattaatgtaatgATAGTTTGTGTTTTTGATGTGATTGGtatttttatgcttttttatgagatttttttaaattatatttgttctacttattaattaattgggaTGTTATCCATAGTTTCTATCTATATCCTTTGACATTTCAACTATCATTAGCTCACTTCCATTCCGCAATCTATGCGTTTTCCGTATTGTAGCTTTGTCTTTTCCTGTCAATAAATATCTACGGACTATAGGCACAAGTCTTAACGTATTCTTATTTTCTGATGCCTACCGGCTAGCTCTTGCATTCCCTTTTCACCTTAACCTTTACACTTGATGTTTGGTCACcttaaccttttatttttattttttttactatatatatcttatttggtaggataatttttaagaagtagttttttgttttaaaaccaaaaaacgaaaatagtattttgtaatgtttgtatgaaaaataaataataaaagaacaagaaagatattttaccagatttttttttttagaaatcgaaaaggatgaaaaataatttgaaaaggtcaacatacaaaatcattataaCCACCTTGAGTTGACCTAGTGGTCATTGAGGCTAGTGAAAATTTGAAGGGACTTAGAAATCATACAAGTTTATTGCTCAGACCATTAGCATAGTAGAGGTGAGTGCAAGCTGACTCCAAATGCTTATGGATTTTAGGAAAAGAGTCttattcatttgaaaagaaattgaaagaaattcaCTCAAACATCTTCGTAAGCTCGTTTGCCAACAAACTTTCCTAataattcaacttttaaataaaatttctaaatccttgctaaaatttcaaacttagaAAAGCTATATTCTATTAGGGAGGACAGACTGCAGAAGAGAGTATAACTCTATCTGAATGGTAAACATACTTCTAATTATCCATTTTTCCCAATTACATTTCTTTCAAAAGGCCTTTTTTATTCCACTATTCACCTTATTGCATAAGGTTGTAAACATGGTGGATGACTGATTAGAGATTTCATCTTGGGCTGAAACAAATGAGGAAGTCTGTTGGAACATTGGGGTTTGGGGCCACATAATATTGAAGGCACTCTACTCTTCTCTTATGATGGCTAAATGGTCCTAAGAGATAgtgaattttttattctctcaaGTAGGGAATCTGGATTTGGATTTAGTGAATCTCAATATTGAACCTTTTCGTTGCTATCATAGGTTGGCCTAGTGGTAAAAAGTGAGACATGGTCTTACTCACTAGGAGGTCATGGGTTCAATCTATGGTGGTCACCTACCtaagaattaatttcctactagttttcttgacattcaaatgttgtagggttaGACGGGTTGTCCTGTGAGATTAGTCAAAGTGCACTTAAACTGGTCCGGATACTCAttgatacaaaaaaaatgtatcaaaCCTTATTGTGAAATCCTTATATAAAAACTGAAGTTGTGACTGAGGCGCCATCGTTGTTGCATACAACAGGGTGActtgatgatttttttggaATGTATCTCAGTACTAAATTGGATACTGTAGATAGGTTCGGGGAGGCACCAGAATCAAGCTCTCTCCTTCTTGGTGTGTCCTATCACTTGTGCTATGCTACAAACATATAGAAGACTCTCACCATGCATTTTCCTACATTTGGAGGTCTTGGGTTCAGGAatattttcccttttccaTGAGGGAAGGAGAGATGCTCTGACAACTAGTTTTTTTGGAGATCTAGGAGTTAGTGAGATTTAATTGTGGCGCTGACTAGTTTTTCGGATCTCTAGGAGTTAGTGAGATTTAATTATGGCGCTGAATCAAAGTATTGTGCTCATTTTCTCCTCTTTTAAGAATTAGAAAAGCTCCCCATAAAAATTTGGAGAAGTTTTGTCATCTCCCTCAGTTTTTGTAGGTTGGGAAGATATCTTATTTTCCCTTTTagttctatttttattatttatttatgtattgttttcttcaattaaaagtttgtttcaatagaaaaaattgtcaactgttttttattatttcgaAGAATAAACTTTGCACGATAGTTTCAGCCATGTTTTAAGAAcagaaaatcattttaaacacAATCTTCATAGGACCTCACATTCTCGTGTAGATGTTGTTTGCTGTTATCTTTCATTAACATATGctcaaatatgttttatttaagaGTTGTTCATTTTCTGAATACGGATTATCATTTGAACACGATGTTCAAACAACTTCAGTGTCTTGCacatattattttctcttgttttttattgtctttttgtcttcttttttttttttttttgtccttttcttttaattctctcATTTAAACGTTTTAAACCAACAATCTGAGTAGCATCACCAAACTTAAATTCAAATagacatttatttatatctattaAGCTTGTTAGTCCATGGCATTACTTTTACATTTGCTTATTCCCCAACTTAATAATCTATTTGACCAGGTGATGTGAACAGCATCAGTGTGGGATCTGGAACCAACATACAGGACAACTCCCTTGTGCATGTGGCAAAATCTAATCTAAGTGGAAAGGTTTTACCGACTATCATTGGAGACAATGTCACCATAGGTGTGTATACTGTGACTGTTGTATTAGCTGTAACCTAATATATTCATATCTGATTCTTTTATCCTGGATACTGTGAGCAACCGAGCATGCAGAGGGTTCATctgaaagttttatttatctttcttaCTTAATAACTGGTCATGGGCTCAATCCATAGTGGCCACCTACCtagaaattaatttcctacAAATTTTCTTGACACCCTAATATGATAAGGTTAGGCGGGTTGTTCTGTGAGAATATTAGTTGAGGTGCCAGACAGACAcgaatataaaatatacatatatacacacatatatctTTCTTTGAAGTAAGTTTAAACCTGACAGGTCATAGTGCTGTAATACATGGTTGCACTGTTGAGGATGAGGCTTTTGTTGGCATGGGTGCAACATTGCTTGATGGCGTTGTTGTTGAGAAGAATGCCATGGTAGCTGCTGGAGCTCTTGTGAGGCAGAATACTAAGATCCCCTCTGGAGAGGTATTTATCAagatcttttatttttattttttaaaaagaaaaaagaaaaggaaaatgtgaGATATACATCCTAAAGGCAAAGGGACGAGAGGGGTCTACTGCAAAGAAGTTATGAAAAAGAACCTGATCGATCAAGAAACTATTAACATTACAAAGACTTGTTTGTCATCTATCTCTGTCTAAGATTTTTGTTTGTCATCAAACAGGTCTAGCATTCCTTTCTATCTAAATGAACCACAAATGAAGCTCTAATTGCAATTCCAAAATACTCTAGCTTTGTTGTTTAGCCACCAATCCATGAGACTTTTTAGGGCAAACTCTTAGTGTTTCTATCTTCTCTCTTGAGAAAATCCAATTTAtactctaaaagaaaatatttgattttaaatccCAATCTTGACTATCGGAATTATCTATCTCTTTGATCATTTTCCTTTCGTATTGGGACATAATTTGATTCCCCTTGATATTAATCGTCTATGATCTCTTTGTTGAAACATTCTGTTCTGTTCTGAAAACTTGCATTTGCATGGATTTGGGCTTTAGCTTTATGTGGTCATGGGTAGTTAGCCTTACCACAATGTTTATTTGCAGGTATGGGGAGGAAATCCAGCAAAATTCCTCAGAAAGCTCACTGACGAAGAGATAGCTTTCATATCTCAGTCTGCCACCAATTACTTGAACCTTTCACAGGTTCACGCAGCTGAAAATGCAAAGTCCTTTGACGAAATTGAATTCGAGAAGGTGCTCCGCAAGAAGTTTGCTCGCAGGGATGAGGATTATGACTCAATGCTCGGTGTTGTTCGTGAAACACCTCCTGAACTCATCCTTCCCGACAACATCTTACCCGATAAAGATCCCAAGCCTTTGCAGAAATAAAAACAGCCCTTTTGTTGAATCTTGAGTTGTTTAGCTGAAGAGTATTTTGGCATCACGTGCAAAAATACATGAAATCAAAAAAAGTGTGTACTTTCACAATAATATCAATCATCTTCTACTGCAGAATTATGGCTTCCATTTTGGCTGTTGGGACTATTCTTCTGGCAGCTTTTTAGAAATGGTTTTACTGCTCAGGATGGATGAAACTGACTTCATAAAGTAGATTGTAAGTTTGTTCATCTGTATTGAAGAGAtccaattttccttttcccaaTCATTTTGTTGATGTGTTAAATTTTTGAAGCATTTGATGTTAAGAAAGAccttaaaaagtaataatccCGATAGCAGTGTGGAAGCTGCTGAAAATTACTCCCCACTCTACAAGTTCAAGTCCTTTCAATTCTTTGGACATTCACATTATAATTAGGGGACTCTTTGAGTATTTAATGAGCTTGGAAATCACAGATTGGATAGTAGAATGtattaatgatttttaaatagttaatgtataattaaagatattaagttcaatttaacaaaaaaaaatcaattgaaacaTGAGATGGGCTGATTAAAAGTTTGTTGCTAGTATTTGTTTTGCATCTCTGCTTTATAAAGATTAAGatcattaattaaaagtttatagaCACGTTTTAGTTTGATAATGGACATGAATTTTCAcctaaaaaaagtttttattttaattttaaaattgtttgaattaaacTTTGCTACAATAAAAgattaacttttctttatataaatcACATAATTTGCGATGAAACGAATCCActcaaactttaatttgtcTGGGAATCTCATAGATTAAGATTATAATAGGAGTGGATCATATTGTTTTccaaatcataaaatatttctataaagaaaaaaccttgGAATCTTTGAAATCCCAAACGTTCTTTTGTATGATTATGGCGTGATTTGAGGTACCTTTcctatataattatatatatcctctaaaacacaaaattactATTATATCTCTAAATGTGTAatcgtttctttttttaatctctagccttgtttttgtttttgagcTTTTGTTAAAGAATTCAACATTCATACTTAAATAAGATACAAATCAtcgtaaaaaaaacaacaaaacagtAACTAAGTTAACTAAGTGAGaattttctaattcaattttttttctccattcaTAATCTAATCTACCAATGAAAATTTGACAACTCCATTACATATAGGAATAATAATCTATATTGGTTGAGAATATAGGtgtttatatgtatataaat
Coding sequences:
- the LOC101214840 gene encoding gamma carbonic anhydrase 1, mitochondrial, whose translation is MGTLGKAIYTVGFWIRETGQAIDRLGCRLQGRYFFQEQLSRHRTLMNVFDKAPVVDKDAFVAPSASIIGDVQVGRGSSIWYGCVLRGDVNSISVGSGTNIQDNSLVHVAKSNLSGKVLPTIIGDNVTIGHSAVIHGCTVEDEAFVGMGATLLDGVVVEKNAMVAAGALVRQNTKIPSGEVWGGNPAKFLRKLTDEEIAFISQSATNYLNLSQVHAAENAKSFDEIEFEKVLRKKFARRDEDYDSMLGVVRETPPELILPDNILPDKDPKPLQK